Proteins encoded in a region of the Triticum dicoccoides isolate Atlit2015 ecotype Zavitan chromosome 3A, WEW_v2.0, whole genome shotgun sequence genome:
- the LOC119268875 gene encoding GATA transcription factor 12-like: protein MEATAPDYYARDKKGSDLFVVDDLLALPCDDEEEEEEGVGDAPFLPANAASAAAVVVKQEAGFGNASADSSTVTALDSCSNSFSGLADGDFSGGLCEPYDQLAELEWLSNYMGEGEESFATEDLHKLQLISGIPSGGFPSANGPPAPAATAATAQPGVFLPEGPVPAKARSKRSRVAPGNWSSRLLVLPPAPASPPSPASMAISPAESGVSAQAFHVKKPSKPAKKKEVPPQAQAQAQTQSVSAPTAPSGVTAAANEGRRCLHCETDKTPQWRTGPMGPKTLCNACGVRYKSGRLVPEYRPAASPTFVTSRHSNSHRKVLELRRQREMHHHHQPSQLQQHAVAGGVGRIMHMESHLLFDGPAAPPILGGGDDFLIHHRLGTADYRQQLI from the exons ATGGAGGCCACGGCGCCCGACTACTACGCCCGCGACAAGAAGGGCTCCGACCTCTTCGTCGTCGACGACCTCCTCGCGCTGCcgtgcgacgacgaggaggaggaggaggaaggggtggGCGACGCGCCGTTCCTGCCGGccaacgccgcctccgccgccgcagtCGTCGTCAAGCAGGAGGCCGGGTTCGGGAACGCGTCGGCCGACTCGTCCACCGTCACGGCCCTCGACAGCTGCAGCAACTCCTTCTCCGGCCTCGCCGACGGCGACTTCTCCGGCGGCCTCTGCGAGCCG TACGATCAGCTGGCGGAGCTGGAATGGCTGTCCAACTACATGGGCGAGGGCGAGGAGAGCTTCGCCACGGAGGACCTACACAAGCTGCAGCTCATCTCTGGCATCCCCTCCGGCGGCTTCCCCTCGGCGAACGGGCCGCCTGCTCCGGCGGCCACCGCTGCCACGGCGCAGCCCGGCGTGTTCCTGCCGGAGGGCCCCGTCCCCGCCAAGGCCCGTAGCAAGCGCTCCCGCGTTGCGCCGGGCAACTGGTCGTCCCGCCTGCTCGTTCTCCCGCCGGCCCCGGCCTCCCCGCCGTCCCCGGCGTCCATGGCCATCTCGCCGGCGGAGTCTGGCGTCTCAGCCCAGGCGTTCCATGTCAAGAAGCCTTCCAAGCCGGCCAAGAAGAAGGAGGTGCCGCCGCAGGCGCAGGCACAGGCTCAGACTCAGTCGGTGAGCGCGCCCACAGCGCCTTCGGGCGTCACGGCGGCGGCCAACGAAGGTCGGCGGTGCCTGCACTGCGAGACGGACAAGACGCCGCAGTGGAGGACGGGGCCCATGGGCCCCAAGACGCTGTGCAACGCGTGCGGGGTGCGCTACAAGTCGGGGCGGCTGGTGCCGGAGTACCGCCCGGCCGCGAGCCCGACGTTCGTGACGTCGAGGCACTCCAACTCCCACCGCAAggtgctcgagctccgccgccagaGGGagatgcaccaccaccaccagccgtcgcagctccagcAGCACGCGGTCGCCGGCGGCGTCGGGAGGATAATGCACATGGAGAGCCACCTGCTGTTCGATGGGCCGGCGGCGCCGCCCAtcctcggcggcggcgacgacttctTGATCCACCACCGCCTAGGGACGGCAGACTACCGGCAGCAGCTCATCTAG